In one window of Camelina sativa cultivar DH55 chromosome 15, Cs, whole genome shotgun sequence DNA:
- the LOC104746208 gene encoding uncharacterized protein LOC104746208 — translation MGRRIKRKGFINTEAAREFVNHLVAERHSLLLLVPLVLAFWAIERWVFAFSNWVPLVVAVWAALQYGSYQRAILAEDLTKKWKQHVFNASTITPLEHCQWLNKLLSEIWLNFMNKKLSLRFASMVEKRLRQRRSRLIENIQLLEFSLGSCPPLLGLHGTCWSKSGEQKIMRLDFTWDTTDLSILLQAKLSKPFNRTARIVVNSLCIKGDILIRPILEGKALLYSFVSNPEVRIGVAFGGGGGQSLPATELPGVSSWLVKILTETLNKKMVEPRRGCFSLPATELHKTAVGGIIYVTVVSGSNLHRSVLRGSPSRSSEIAEGSSGNSSSSSSSKPVQTFVEVELEQLSRRTEMKSGPNPAYQSTFNMILHDNTGTLKFNLYENNPGSVRYDSLASCEVKMKYVGDDSTMFWAVGSDNGVIAKHAEFCGQEIEMVVPFEGVSSGELTVKLLIKEWHFSDGSHSLNSVHSSSLHSLDSSSTHLSKTGRKIIVTVLSGKNLVSKDKSGKCDASVKLHYGKIIQKTKIVNAAESGWNQKFEFEELAGEEYLKVKCYREEMLGTDNIGTATLSLQGINNSEMHIWVPLEDVNSGEIELLIEAVAPEYSEADSSKGLIELVLVEARDLVAADLRGTSDPYVRVQYGEKKQRTKVIFKTLQPKWNQTMEFPDDGSSLELHVKDHNTLLPTSSIGNCIVEYQGLKPNETADKWIPLQGVTHGEIHVRVTRKVKEVQRRASVDSGSPFNKALLLSNQMKQVMIKFQNLIDDGDLEGLAEALGELESLEDEQEEYLVQLQTEQMLLINKIKDLGKEILNSSPVQAQIHSPSRSGSGSGTGSYSRRLPAPM, via the exons ATGGGTAGGAGAATTAAGAGGAAAGGTTTCATAAACACTGAAGCTGCGAGAGAATTTGTAAATCATCTAGTTGCTGAGAGACATtccttgttgttgcttgttccTTTGGTGTTAGCTTTCTGGGCAATTGAGAGATGGGTCTTTGCTTTCTCCAATTGGGTTCCTCTTGTTGTCGCCGTTTGGGCTGCTCTTCAG TATGGAAGTTACCAAAGGGCAATACTTGCAGAAGATCTTACCAAGAAGTGGAAGCAACACGTTTTCAATGCGTCG ACGATAACTCCTTTGGAACATTGTCAATGGCTTAACAAGTTGCTGTCTGAAATTTGGCTAAACTTCATGAACAAGAAACTTTCTCTCAGATTTGCTTCCATGGTAGAG AAACGACTGAGACAACGAAGGTCAAGACTAATA GAAAATATACAATTGTTGGAGTTTTCTCTTGGCTCATGCCCTCCTTTGCTGGGACTCCATGGAACTTGTTGGTCCAAATCAGGGGAACAG AAAATTATGCGATTAGATTTCACTTGGGACACAACAGATCTAAGTATCTTGTTGCAAGCCAAGCTGTCCAAACCGTTTAATCGAACAGCACGAATCGTTGTCAACAGTCTTTGCATCAAAGGCGAT ATTCTGATCAGACCGATTCTTGAAGGAAAAGCATTGCTCTATTCCTTTGTATCGAACCCTGAAGTTAGAATTGGAGTAgcttttggtggtggtggtggccaGTCTCTTCCCGCGACAGAGCTTCCCGGTGTCTCCTCTTGGCTG GTCAAAATCCTAACAGAAACGTTGAACAAGAAGATGGTAGAGCCACGCCGGGGATGTTTCTCGTTACCTGCAACCGAACTTCACAAAACAGCCGTCGGGGGAATAATCTATGTAACCGTAGTCTCTGGTAGCAATCTTCACCGCAGTGTTCTTCGTGGAAGCCCCTCGAGAAGTTCCGAAATTGCAGAAGGTAGCAGCGGAAACAGCAGCAGTAGCAGTAGTAGCAAACCTGTTCAGACATTTGTTGAAGTTGAACTCGAACAGCTTTCTCGACGAACCGAGATGAAGTCAGGACCGAATCCAGCTTATCAATCAACGTTTAACATGATTTTACATGACAACACAGGGACACTTAAGTTTAATCTTTATGAGAATAATCCAGGGAGTGTCAGATACGACAGTCTCGCTAGCTGTGAAGTTAAG ATGAAATACGTAGGTGATGATTCAACAATGTTCTGGGCCGTTGGATCTGATAACGGTGTGATTGCCAAACACGCTGAGTTCTGTGGTCAAGAAATCGAGATGGTTGTTCCGTTTGAAGGAGTTAGCTCTGGCGAG CTGACCGTCAAGCTACTTATAAAAGAATGGCATTTCTCTGATGGCTCACATAGCTTGAATAGCGTTCATTCGAGTTCTTTACACTCCCTCGACAGCTCCTCTACTCATCTCTCCAAAACCGGTCGGAAGATTATTGTGACTGTTTTGTCTGGAAAGAACCTTGTTTCTAAGGATAAGTCCGGAAAATGTGACGCCTCTGTCAAGTTACACTACGGAAAA ATTATACAAAAGACGAAGATAGTTAACGCAGCAGAAAGTGGCTGGAACCAGAAATTTGAGTTCGAAGAGTTAGCTGGAGAAGAATATTTAAAGGTGAAATGCTATAGAGAAGAGATGCTTGGCACGGACAACATTGGTACAGCTACATTGAGTCTTCAAGGAATCAATAACAGTGAAATGCATATATGGGTTCCGCTTGAAGATGTTAATTCTGGAGAAATAGAGCTTTTGATCGAAGCTGTGGCTCCTGAGTACAGTGAA GCAGATTCTAGTAAAGGCTTAATTGAATTGGTTCTTGTTGAAGCGCGAGATCTTGTGGCTGCGGATCTTAGAGGAACCAGTGATCCTTACGTTAGAGTTCAATatggagagaagaaacagagaacaaaG gTGATATTTAAGACATTGCAACCGAAATGGAACCAGACAATGGAGTTTCCAGATGATGGGAGCTCCTTGGAGCTACATGTCAAAGACCATAACACTCTACTTCCGACATCAAGTATAGGTAACTGCATCGTGGAGTACCAAGGGTTAAAGCCAAACGAGACTGCCGATAAGTGGATACCTCTCCAAGGAGTGACACACGGCGAGATCCATGTCAGAGTCACGAGGAAAGTCAAAGAGGTTCAGAGACGCGCCAGCGTGGATTCTGGCTCCCCGTTTAACAAAGCTCTGTTGTTGTCCAATCAAATGAAGCAGGTGATGATAAAGTTTCAGAATTTGATTGACGATGGAGATCTTGAAGGCCTTGCTGAAGCTTTAGGAGAGTTGGAAAGTTTGGAGGACGAACAAGAAGAGTATTTGGTTCAGCTTCAGACAGAGCAAATGCTGCTTATCAACAAGATCAAAGACCTTGGCAAGGAGATTCTTAACTCATCTCCGGTTCAAGCACAGATTCATTCCCCATCTCGATCAGGGTCAGGTTCGGGGACAGGATCCTATAGCCGGAGATTACCCGCACCAATGTAG
- the LOC104746209 gene encoding protein SAWADEE HOMEODOMAIN HOMOLOG 2 isoform X1, whose amino-acid sequence MGRPPSNGGPAFRFILPEVNEMEAILLQHNTAMPGRHILEALADKFSESPERKGKIVVQFKQIWNWFQNRRYALRARGNKAPGKLNVSSMPRMDLPNQMRNVMQPLAAPKTTHMTGNLPGMTPAPSGILVPGVMRSGSDNSYLEFEAKSARDGAWYDVQAFLAHRNLEIGDPEVQVRFAGFEVEEDEWINVKKHVRQRSLPCEASECVAVLAGDLVLCFQEGKDQALYFDATVLDAQRRRHDVRGCRCRFLVRYSHDQSEQEIVPLRKICRRPETDYRLQQLHNVVNDLANLNQHQIPALDAAAKTSLSQSGASVPIVAPEPKDRSLSTTPATSVQPSSNAAAVPAGSS is encoded by the exons ATGGGTCGACCTCCCAGTAATGGCGGTCCGGCGTTTCGATTTATCCTACCCGAG GTGAATGAGATGGAAGCAATTTTGCTACAGCATAATACAGCAATGCCAGGTCGACATATTCTTGAAGCTCTTGCTGATAAGTTTAG TGAATCACCTGAGCGGAAGGGGAAAATTGTTGTGCAATTCAAGCAA ATCTGGAACTGGTTCCAAAATAGGCGGTATGCTTTGAGAGCAAGGGGAAATAAAGCTCCTGGGAAGCTAAATGTATCTTCCATGCCGCGTATGGATTTGCCAAATCAGATGAGAAATGTGATGCAACCATTAGCCGCTCCTAAAACCACTCATATGACTGGAAATCTACCCGGCATGACTCCTGCCCCTTCCGGTATTTTAG TTCCTGGTGTCATGAGGAGTGGTTCAGACAACTCCTACTTGGAATTTGAAGCCAAATCTGCCAGGGATGGTGCATG GTATGATGTGCAAGCTTTCCTAGCACATAGAAACTTGGAGATTGGTGATCCG GAAGTGCAGGTTCGGTTCGCGGGttttgaagttgaagaagatgaatggaTAAACGTCAAAAAGCACGTAAGGCAACGGTCTCTCCCATGTGAAGCATCAGAATGTGTTGCAGTTCTTGCCGGAGATCTCGTACTTTGTTTCCAG GAAGGAAAAGATCAAGCTCTTTACTTTGATGCCACTGTTCTTGAcgcacaaagaagaagacatgatGTCAGAGGTTGTCGTTGTAGGTTCTTGGTGCGTTACAGCCACGACCAGTCCGAG CAGGAAATTGTTCCCTTGAGGAAGATTTGTCGGCGGCCCGAGACAGATTACAGGCTACAACAACTTCACAACGTTGTAAATGATTTGGCTAACTTGAATCAGCATCAGATACCCGCTCTAGATGCGGCTGCAAAAACCTCTCTTTCACAATCCGGAGCTTCAGTTCCCATTGTTGCACCGGAGCCGAAAGATCGGAGCTTAAGCACCACTCCAGCCACTTCGGTTCAGCCTAGCTCCAATGCAGCAGCTGTCCCCGCTGGTTCTTCCTAG
- the LOC104746209 gene encoding protein SAWADEE HOMEODOMAIN HOMOLOG 2 isoform X3, which yields MGRPPSNGGPAFRFILPEVNEMEAILLQHNTAMPGRHILEALADKFSESPERKGKIVVQFKQIWNWFQNRRYALRARGNKAPGKLNVSSMPRMDLPNQMRNVMQPLAAPKTTHMTGNLPGMTPAPSVPGVMRSGSDNSYLEFEAKSARDGAWYDVQAFLAHRNLEIGDPEVQVRFAGFEVEEDEWINVKKHVRQRSLPCEASECVAVLAGDLVLCFQEGKDQALYFDATVLDAQRRRHDVRGCRCRFLVRYSHDQSEQEIVPLRKICRRPETDYRLQQLHNVVNDLANLNQHQIPALDAAAKTSLSQSGASVPIVAPEPKDRSLSTTPATSVQPSSNAAAVPAGSS from the exons ATGGGTCGACCTCCCAGTAATGGCGGTCCGGCGTTTCGATTTATCCTACCCGAG GTGAATGAGATGGAAGCAATTTTGCTACAGCATAATACAGCAATGCCAGGTCGACATATTCTTGAAGCTCTTGCTGATAAGTTTAG TGAATCACCTGAGCGGAAGGGGAAAATTGTTGTGCAATTCAAGCAA ATCTGGAACTGGTTCCAAAATAGGCGGTATGCTTTGAGAGCAAGGGGAAATAAAGCTCCTGGGAAGCTAAATGTATCTTCCATGCCGCGTATGGATTTGCCAAATCAGATGAGAAATGTGATGCAACCATTAGCCGCTCCTAAAACCACTCATATGACTGGAAATCTACCCGGCATGACTCCTGCCCCTTCCG TTCCTGGTGTCATGAGGAGTGGTTCAGACAACTCCTACTTGGAATTTGAAGCCAAATCTGCCAGGGATGGTGCATG GTATGATGTGCAAGCTTTCCTAGCACATAGAAACTTGGAGATTGGTGATCCG GAAGTGCAGGTTCGGTTCGCGGGttttgaagttgaagaagatgaatggaTAAACGTCAAAAAGCACGTAAGGCAACGGTCTCTCCCATGTGAAGCATCAGAATGTGTTGCAGTTCTTGCCGGAGATCTCGTACTTTGTTTCCAG GAAGGAAAAGATCAAGCTCTTTACTTTGATGCCACTGTTCTTGAcgcacaaagaagaagacatgatGTCAGAGGTTGTCGTTGTAGGTTCTTGGTGCGTTACAGCCACGACCAGTCCGAG CAGGAAATTGTTCCCTTGAGGAAGATTTGTCGGCGGCCCGAGACAGATTACAGGCTACAACAACTTCACAACGTTGTAAATGATTTGGCTAACTTGAATCAGCATCAGATACCCGCTCTAGATGCGGCTGCAAAAACCTCTCTTTCACAATCCGGAGCTTCAGTTCCCATTGTTGCACCGGAGCCGAAAGATCGGAGCTTAAGCACCACTCCAGCCACTTCGGTTCAGCCTAGCTCCAATGCAGCAGCTGTCCCCGCTGGTTCTTCCTAG
- the LOC104746209 gene encoding protein SAWADEE HOMEODOMAIN HOMOLOG 2 isoform X2, with the protein MGRPPSNGGPAFRFILPEVNEMEAILLQHNTAMPGRHILEALADKFSESPERKGKIVVQFKQIWNWFQNRRYALRARGNKAPGKLNVSSMPRMDLPNQMRNVMQPLAAPKTTHMTGNLPGMTPAPSGILVPGVMRSGSDNSYLEFEAKSARDGAWYDVQAFLAHRNLEIGDPEVQVRFAGFEVEEDEWINVKKHVRQRSLPCEASECVAVLAGDLVLCFQEGKDQALYFDATVLDAQRRRHDVRGCRCRFLVRYSHDQSEEIVPLRKICRRPETDYRLQQLHNVVNDLANLNQHQIPALDAAAKTSLSQSGASVPIVAPEPKDRSLSTTPATSVQPSSNAAAVPAGSS; encoded by the exons ATGGGTCGACCTCCCAGTAATGGCGGTCCGGCGTTTCGATTTATCCTACCCGAG GTGAATGAGATGGAAGCAATTTTGCTACAGCATAATACAGCAATGCCAGGTCGACATATTCTTGAAGCTCTTGCTGATAAGTTTAG TGAATCACCTGAGCGGAAGGGGAAAATTGTTGTGCAATTCAAGCAA ATCTGGAACTGGTTCCAAAATAGGCGGTATGCTTTGAGAGCAAGGGGAAATAAAGCTCCTGGGAAGCTAAATGTATCTTCCATGCCGCGTATGGATTTGCCAAATCAGATGAGAAATGTGATGCAACCATTAGCCGCTCCTAAAACCACTCATATGACTGGAAATCTACCCGGCATGACTCCTGCCCCTTCCGGTATTTTAG TTCCTGGTGTCATGAGGAGTGGTTCAGACAACTCCTACTTGGAATTTGAAGCCAAATCTGCCAGGGATGGTGCATG GTATGATGTGCAAGCTTTCCTAGCACATAGAAACTTGGAGATTGGTGATCCG GAAGTGCAGGTTCGGTTCGCGGGttttgaagttgaagaagatgaatggaTAAACGTCAAAAAGCACGTAAGGCAACGGTCTCTCCCATGTGAAGCATCAGAATGTGTTGCAGTTCTTGCCGGAGATCTCGTACTTTGTTTCCAG GAAGGAAAAGATCAAGCTCTTTACTTTGATGCCACTGTTCTTGAcgcacaaagaagaagacatgatGTCAGAGGTTGTCGTTGTAGGTTCTTGGTGCGTTACAGCCACGACCAGTCCGAG GAAATTGTTCCCTTGAGGAAGATTTGTCGGCGGCCCGAGACAGATTACAGGCTACAACAACTTCACAACGTTGTAAATGATTTGGCTAACTTGAATCAGCATCAGATACCCGCTCTAGATGCGGCTGCAAAAACCTCTCTTTCACAATCCGGAGCTTCAGTTCCCATTGTTGCACCGGAGCCGAAAGATCGGAGCTTAAGCACCACTCCAGCCACTTCGGTTCAGCCTAGCTCCAATGCAGCAGCTGTCCCCGCTGGTTCTTCCTAG